In the genome of Osmerus mordax isolate fOsmMor3 chromosome 10, fOsmMor3.pri, whole genome shotgun sequence, the window tgctTGTAATCATGGCTGAAGTTGGAATTTTGATTAAGAGCGTAATAATGCTCTTAGGTATACGGGGATCAAAATTcttactcgctgtgaaatatataatTTTTGCTTGCTTTCTACACTtttacactcttgcacttttgaggttgatgttgtttaattgtaacttgtttaactacatgctcttatggttcttgcctttggcacttatttggtttgtcacaatgtatgctcatgttttggctacccgcaatgtttggggttaTCTGGTTGTTATGATcaatgacctatgcacttttgtaaagctctctcttggaagtcatttagataaaagtgtctgctaaatgaataaatgtaaatgtaatgtgatggtATGATCATCTGGGGATATGTAAATGTTTGGTGTAAAAATGTGCATCTTTAAAACTCAACATAGCCTACCAAGCCAATGAAGACTGAGATGTAATGTGACTTTTTTTGTATactcaacaacaacacaacttaGAATCATTATCGAGAAAAAGATGAATGCCCTTTTTTACTTCTGGTGTTTTTAGTAGTGGCCCTTTATGAGTTAACTGCTCTGCTGTGTTGAACAGCCATACGTGGGGGTGTGATTGGTCAACTGGGCGGGTCATGCTAGCTGCAGGCCTGGGTTAGAGGAGTCCTCCTGGGTCAGAGGAGTCCTCCCGGGTCAGAGGAGTCCTCCTGGGTCTGATCTTGCTCCTGGACAGCCTCAGAGTCTCAGCCCGACCTCATAGTTTGTCACTGAAGGGGTAACTAAAGAACCAAGATTTAGTTCATTAAAGTTAGTTAAAATTGTATTTAACAATGTTCTTATGTTTCTCTTCCAAACAGGGTCCACAGCTCAGGGTAAGATAATGTCTCAGAATGTCTCTCCTTGTTTTTGTCACTAAAACCCGAAGATATAGTTCTATAACCAGCACCATGGGGTGAATAACTCTCTAACCTGGTTCTCCCTCTTCTGTTCCCTGCTAGACTGCGGTACAGCCCCCCTCAGCACCAAGATCGTGGGGGGCAGTGACGCCAGTGCCGGCTCCTGGCCCTGGCAGGTTAGTATGCACTTCCGGGGGACTTTCATCTGCGGAGGAACCCTCATCCACCGCGAATGGGTGCTCACCGCGGCCCACTGCATGCTGACGTAAGAGACCCCTTTTCCACCGGTGAGAACTGGGACCTAGTTCggagctggtgctagagccAGAGAGACTACCGCCATCAATGGCTCTAATGTAACCATTTATTGTGGAAATGGTTCTGTTTGTTTGATGTTGTGGTTCTAGAACGTCTAGAACAGTGGTTCTAGAACGTCTAGAATCTGGGTTATTTTACTGTAGCCAAGGCAACCCGTGCTGTGTTTTACTCCAGACTCACCGCAAGCGACTACTCGCTCTTCCTGGGCCGACAGAACGAGTCTGCCTCGGGGGACAACCCAAACGAGGTGAGCCGTAGCGTCAGCCAGATCATCAAGCACCCTCAATACAACAACACTTTGTTCAACAACGACATCACCCTGATGAAGCTCAGCTCCCCTGTCAACATCACCAGCTACATCAGACCCGTCTGCCTGGCCGCGGCCGGCAGCGTCTTCGGCAACGCCACCGCCTGCTGGGCAAGCGGCTGGGGCAACGTCGGGAAGGACGGTAAATTGAGCGGCCGTGGAAAAATACTGTTGTCCTACTTCTGATGTTGAAGTGAACTGTTCTTTTATAGGCTATAACACAGATGAAGTCGTGTTTGAAACTAGCTAATTGCTAATGCTATTTGGAAAGACATCAATCTCGTTCCAGACACTGATAAATTGAACCTTGTTTACAAAATGTCAATATGCACGATCATTCAGACGCTGTAAGTTCAAGTTGGTTCCCTAAATCTGTAGCCTACTTTATTTAGGTAGTCTACTAGTTGTATGTAGCTTTGGACTCTAAATGAACATAGAAACGTAAATCTAAATTAATATTCACTGAAAGGTGTTTACCCCCACAGAATCGCTGGGATTCCCTCACACCCTGCAGGAAGTGGAGGTTCCTGTAATCGGTAACAAGCAGTGCACTTGTAAATACAAGCCAGCAGAGGGCGTTGTCATCACCAACAACATGATCTGCGCTGGCCAAAAGAACAAGGGAGTTTGCCAAGTAGGTTATCGGCCTCCTCCCCagatctatctgcctgtcttgATGATAATAATGTGTCTGTGTTAAAACTGCGTATGTTGTTGGTGTGTCTATCTGactgttggtgtgtctgtgtatctgtttgATTGTCTATGTTGAtgtattgtgtctgtgtttaccctgtgttgtgtctgtgtttaccctgtgttgtgtctgtgtttaccctgtgttgtgtctgagtttaccctgtgttgtgtctgtgtttaccctgtgttgtgtctgtgtttaccctgtgttgtgtctgagtttaccctgtgttgtgtctgtgtttaccctgtgttgtgtctgtgtttaccctgtgttgtgtctgtgctcCAGGGGGACTCAGGGGGCCCCGTGCAGTGCCGCCAGGGCTCTGTGTGGGTCCAGGCAGGCATCGCCAGCTACGGCGTCCCTTGCGCCACGGGCTTCCCGGAGGTGTTCGCCAGGGTGTCTCAGTACCAGACCTGGATCACAGACAGCCTCCAAGGGGCTGCCGTgggcttcttctccttctcctccccaggAAGTGACTCCGACAGCGGCTTTGTGTGCCAAGCAGACCCAACAAGCTCCGCGGCTTCCTCCCTCTGGCCGGCTCTGCTCTGCCTGgttctgctgcctctctccctgactcagtACCTGCCTCTCTGACTGCCTCAGTACCTGCCTCTGACCTCGGAACGCACTCCTATGTTTTTCAGCATCGATCTGACGTTATTTGCTTTTCTCTGTTAATGTAACAGTTACAATCATTCTTCTAATAGTGTCCTTTGGTGTGTTTTACTGATCATGGACATGCACATGCAGTGTGCTGtaggctcctgtgtgtgtggatgctagTGTACTACTATGTCTAGTTGTTTACGTGTCTGATGCGTTACAGTGACACTGCTTCTGAGACTGGTTCACACACCCCTGGCTCTTCACTTATATAAGTAAGGTCATTGTACAGATTTGATAGAATTGTATCTTATTGTATATGTATATTTGTTCCTATTTATGCCTTTTACTTACAGTACTTATTTTATCTTTCTTTATATTTCTACTTACTATGTTTATTGTTATTCACCAAcctaccaaagcaaattccttgtgtgtgtaaatTTACTTTGTAATAAACTGGATTCTGAGACCATTTCCAAGTAAGCATTTTTTACGGTTTAAATATTTTGATTAATTCTCCCTTTTGCGGTGTGTATCTTGCAGCGCCAGACATATTTTTATACCTTATGGTTTCGACAATTATATGTCAACAGAGAAGAGAAAGTGAAGCTTAAAGTTGTGGATAAAATACTTTATTGCACGGCAGCAGCAGAAAACACTGCCTGCTGGGGTTACGCTGAGCAATAACAGCACGTGTTGGGTAAAAACGACACAAGGAATTTCTTCACCTGAAAAAAGGTGTTTAAAAATAAaaggggaggaagtggaggcagAACTCGTTTCTTCCCCAAAATCTTCCCTCTGAAGTATGACCTCAAAGAAAGGTTTCAGGGTCTCTCTATCACGCCCAGGCAGGGTAGCGGAGGCCGGGCGTTCAGGGGCCAGGCAGGGTAGCGGAGGCCGGGCATTCAGGGGCCAGGCAGGGTAGCGGAGGCCGGTCGTTCAGGGGCGAAGAGAGGAGGCAGTTGTGCTGTGGCTGgccggggggtggaggggtgcagggcaggaggggtgcaggggcaggagtgcaggaggggtgcagggcaggaggggtggaggaagtgagggggagGAATGGGGGCGTGTCCTAGTTAGTAGGCGTGGTTTTCCACGAACAGAGAATCTCCGGCAGCAGCTCCCCCGCCGGCGGCGGCGTATTTGCCGACGCACGCCTGGCTGTTAGCCTGAATcacaggagggaagaggagagcgtcAGACAGGTGAACACAGCATAGCAGTATGTGTACAGTGTGAActgtagatcaagaggtcacaaggttcaaatcccccccgtaTGTTGTTtcagataaaagtgtctgctcaCGTGAACTTTTGCACTACATCAAGCTTCAGACAGCTACAGACACCAGTGCAGGTATCTATCGTGagggccttgtgtgtgtgggctctacGGCAGGGCCTTGCGTGTGTGGGGCTCTATGGCAGGGCCTTGCATGTGTGGGGCTCTACGGCAGGgccttgcgtgtgtgtgggctctaCGGCAGGGCCTTGCGTGTGTGGGCTCTATGGCAGGGCCTTGCGTGTGTGGGGCTCTATGGCAGGGCCTTGCGTGTGTGGGGCTCTATGGCagggccttgtgtgtgtgggctctatGGCAGGGCCTTCCACTGTCTGGCATCTACAGACACGCGGACGATGTCATGCCATCCTTCCCTGCTGGACGTACCAGGGCTCTCTTGATGAACTCATCCTGGCAGGCCTTGCCGTTCTCCTTCTTGCCTCCCCAAGCCTTGAGGGCGGAGGCCTGCAGAGCGCGGCCGTAAGAGAAGGTGACGGCCCAGGGCCGGAGCAGGGGACACTGGTTCATGGCGTTCAGGTTGATGGAggcctcctcctcgctctggcCTCCAGACAGGAAGGTGATGCCTGGACAGAGGAGGGTTAGCGTTGCTGCACTGAGggagctgggctgtgtgtgtagtcaggagCCTGCAGACTAACAGGGTTTGAATGAACAAGTAAAAGGGGGTAATATGTtgttgtgtgcgtgcacgtacCAGGGACGGCGGGGGGCACGGTGCGGCGCAGGGCGGTGATGGTCGCCATGGCGATCTCCTGGTTGCTGTACTTGTGGGAGCAGGAGTGACCAGCGGTCACCATGTTGGGCTTCAGCAGGGTGCCCTCCAGGTACACATGGTGGTCAGACAGAGCCTTGTACATGGCGGCCAGgacctgagggagggggaggggagaggacaagaTAAACACTtgtgctgtctgtgtctgtgcagtatgtgtctgtgctgtctgcgtctgtgctgtctgtgtctgtgctgtatgtgtctgttctgtctgtgtctgtgctgtctgtgtctgtgctgtatgTCTCTGTGCTGTCTGCGTCtgtgctgtctgtgtctgtgctgtctgcgtctgtgctgtctgtgtctgtgtctgtgctgtctgtgtctgtgctgtctgtgtctgtgctgtctgtACTGTATATCTGATTAGCTCACCTTCTCAGTGACGTACTGGCAGCGCTTCAGGTCGTGGTCTCCGTCAGGCAGGATCTCGGGCTCCACGATGGGGACGATCCCGTGCTGGAGGACAACACAACCAGCCGCACGTTTAGTCATCcagcacacacctccacccacagAGACGAACAGGGGGCTGCATATGTTGTGCTCTGTTACTAGACAGAGTTTTTGTTTTGTCACGTGTTTTCCTTCGtcgtatgtttacatttacatttcacgtGTTGTGTCCTGTTACTGCTAAACGAACACGTCATTAGCGTAAGAGGACCCATTACCCTGCGTGTCCAccacagcggagcgggcggcgagTCCGTGTCGGCTTCCAATTTAAACCGGGCGTTGAcgctcccacaatgccctacgcgagcgtcaacgcccggtttcatttcaaatgaattggaagccgacgccgacTCGCCGCACGCACCGTTAGGCTACCGACCGGCTAGCTTAGGTCTCGTAATTCGTCAGGAATTTTACGTAGCTAGACtaggctatatataaaaaaataaataaacgttATGTCACAGCGTTTTACTTTGATGTGTAGAtacacacatatcaaaacattcCGGTTTGCAAATCCAATAGTGATAGTCTGTCGGGAAATTGTATTTTTCCAATTTTGGCAGTTAgacctagctagcctagctctaGAGCTAGCAACGGGATTCCTTACCATTGGTTCGCCCACTTTCAATCCAGATATAGCTGCACAAGATATAGGCCTACTCATATGGTTCGAGGCTGTAATTTGGTACATAGGCCTATGCAATATAAGGTGCATACATATCGGACCGTTGCTTTATTTCGTTGCTGCAGCAAATCTTTAATGGAAGGAACGGTCTTGACGGGGTCTGGAACGTTAAAATGGCAGATAATAGATACCATGACATTACTAGAGAGAGTTTTACATGGCTAAAGAGAGTTTTGACTCACCATCTGGCAGATGCTGGCGTAGCGGGCCAGGACGTTGGCATTCTCAATGATAGCGAGCCgggagggtgtggtgggggtgatCTTCAGCACGCAGCGCCAC includes:
- the zgc:123217 gene encoding chymotrypsin-like protease CTRL-1 translates to MVAHMALVLVATVIFYGKGSTAQDCGTAPLSTKIVGGSDASAGSWPWQVSMHFRGTFICGGTLIHREWVLTAAHCMLTLTASDYSLFLGRQNESASGDNPNEVSRSVSQIIKHPQYNNTLFNNDITLMKLSSPVNITSYIRPVCLAAAGSVFGNATACWASGWGNVGKDESLGFPHTLQEVEVPVIGNKQCTCKYKPAEGVVITNNMICAGQKNKGVCQGDSGGPVQCRQGSVWVQAGIASYGVPCATGFPEVFARVSQYQTWITDSLQGAAVGFFSFSSPGSDSDSGFVCQADPTSSAASSLWPALLCLVLLPLSLTQYLPL
- the aldoab gene encoding aldolase a, fructose-bisphosphate, b — encoded protein: MPHAYPFLTPEQKKELSDIAHRIVAPGKGILAADESTGSVAKRFQSINAENTEENRRLYRQLLFTADKSIDACIGGVIFFHETLYQKTDDGKLFPQHIKDRGMVVGIKVDKGVVPLAGTNGETTTQGLDGLYERCAQYKKDGADFAKWRCVLKITPTTPSRLAIIENANVLARYASICQMHGIVPIVEPEILPDGDHDLKRCQYVTEKVLAAMYKALSDHHVYLEGTLLKPNMVTAGHSCSHKYSNQEIAMATITALRRTVPPAVPGITFLSGGQSEEEASINLNAMNQCPLLRPWAVTFSYGRALQASALKAWGGKKENGKACQDEFIKRALANSQACVGKYAAAGGGAAAGDSLFVENHAY